The uncultured Campylobacter sp. genome has a window encoding:
- a CDS encoding ArsS family sensor histidine kinase — MKVRSSIFYTITFIFALAAVGVSLALLWLIGYDQQNYTRELNSKYSIVARANLYQMSKLISDVEYERQVANFEFSTIRDEAKRDEIIKGAEILDSISADIGSADILLFKRKHYLKITHAGETRLLNDKEYQPYRYDIFKAIYGVILVIILLAYIFIIRKIRPLRKLKRQIDKFAKGDLQIKDVSAGNDEISEVSHAFYEAVTQINKLNESRHLFLRNIMHELKTPITKGRIAVEMIEHGKNQERLISVFERLESLINEFAAVERATAGTALVERGIFSMDEILKEALSIAMIEPCCVTLQNPLGLSLNVDLKLFCVAVKNLIDNAVKYASDGKILIRLNAETMDFITLGEPLHKDFSYYKEAFVKGTNAKQSFGLGLYIVDNIAKAHGLKFLYRRQDELNVFYFEGIEKIATL, encoded by the coding sequence ATGAAAGTAAGATCATCGATTTTTTACACCATCACGTTCATCTTCGCGCTCGCCGCCGTGGGCGTTTCGCTCGCGCTACTCTGGCTCATCGGCTACGATCAGCAAAACTACACCCGCGAGCTAAACTCCAAATACTCCATCGTCGCGCGCGCGAACCTATATCAGATGAGCAAGCTCATCAGCGATGTCGAATACGAACGGCAGGTCGCAAATTTCGAGTTTTCGACCATCCGCGATGAAGCTAAGCGCGATGAGATCATTAAAGGCGCTGAAATTTTAGACAGCATCTCCGCAGACATCGGCTCTGCAGACATCTTGCTGTTTAAGCGCAAGCACTACTTAAAAATCACTCACGCTGGCGAGACGCGGCTTTTAAACGACAAGGAGTATCAGCCCTACCGCTACGATATTTTCAAAGCGATCTACGGCGTCATTTTGGTGATCATCCTGCTTGCGTATATCTTCATCATCCGTAAAATTCGCCCCCTTCGCAAGCTCAAGCGTCAGATCGATAAATTTGCTAAAGGCGATCTTCAGATCAAGGACGTAAGTGCGGGAAATGATGAAATTTCCGAGGTTTCGCACGCATTTTACGAGGCGGTCACGCAGATAAATAAGCTTAATGAATCGCGCCATCTGTTTTTGCGAAACATAATGCACGAGCTTAAAACTCCCATCACAAAGGGTCGCATCGCCGTCGAGATGATCGAGCACGGCAAAAATCAAGAGCGCCTCATCTCGGTCTTTGAGCGACTGGAGAGCCTAATCAACGAATTTGCGGCGGTCGAGCGCGCGACTGCGGGAACGGCACTAGTCGAACGCGGAATTTTTTCAATGGATGAAATTTTAAAAGAAGCGCTTAGTATCGCAATGATCGAGCCCTGCTGCGTCACGCTGCAAAATCCGCTAGGCCTAAGCTTAAACGTCGATCTGAAGCTATTTTGCGTCGCGGTGAAAAATTTAATCGACAATGCCGTCAAATACGCCTCAGACGGTAAAATTTTAATCCGCCTAAACGCCGAAACGATGGATTTCATAACGCTCGGGGAGCCGCTACATAAGGACTTTAGCTACTACAAAGAGGCCTTCGTTAAGGGCACGAACGCCAAGCAAAGCTTCGGCCTGGGGCTTTACATCGTCGATAATATCGCCAAGGCGCACGGACTAAAATTCCTCTACCGCAGGCAGGATGAGCTAAACGTCTTTTATTTCGAGGGGATCGAAAAGATAGCGACGTTATGA
- a CDS encoding menaquinone biosynthesis decarboxylase, which translates to MQSFDEILNGNFWIKRLYENGLLREVKEQIGTELEIAHASYIEVKKGHSQALLFTNVRNAQGKRMPPVLTNIFGSFEALNLILGREPDEIAAEIESLLKPKRPQSFGEKLDFLAHLISLRKIFVKRLSGRGECQQVAHLGADVDLGELPVLKTWEGDGGAFITMGQVYTKDLNSQTQNLGMYRLQIYGRDRLGMHWQIHKDGAGFFDEYRKAGRKMPVSVAIGGDPLYIWCGQAPLPKGIFELLLYGFIRRSPARLVKSLTNEIYVPADADYVIEGFVDPAVSESEGPFGDHTGYYTPVEPFPVMEVSAITHKRAPVFHATVVGKPPLEDKFMGYATERIFLPLFRTSAPDLIDYKMPENGVFHNLILAKIAVRYPAAAKQIMHAFWGVGQMSFVKHAVFVPQDAPSLDEYEALTKYVLNRIGARSLVFSEGVCDQLDHASPNSCFGGKLGIDTTADLSSQVPQILSDEELLAKFQSEEPAILALKQHFCDTKNPLVLINIDKKELVERSWRRLLKFSEHFKILIFTDARNDASNLYMSVWRVVNSIDALRDVFVTQDDRICIDATSKHEWEGYTRRWPQETLCNRKVVASLIERGIVQDEPELFKKFEIF; encoded by the coding sequence ATGCAGAGCTTTGATGAAATTTTAAACGGAAATTTTTGGATAAAGAGGCTTTACGAAAACGGGCTATTGCGCGAGGTAAAGGAGCAGATCGGCACCGAGCTTGAGATCGCGCACGCAAGTTACATCGAGGTCAAAAAGGGGCACTCGCAGGCGCTGCTTTTTACGAACGTGCGAAACGCGCAGGGCAAACGGATGCCGCCGGTGCTAACCAATATTTTCGGCTCCTTCGAGGCGTTAAATTTAATCCTCGGCCGCGAACCTGACGAGATCGCCGCCGAGATCGAGAGTCTGCTAAAGCCGAAGCGTCCGCAAAGCTTCGGTGAAAAGCTTGATTTTTTAGCGCACTTAATCTCGCTGCGTAAAATTTTTGTAAAGCGTCTTAGCGGTCGCGGAGAGTGCCAGCAGGTCGCGCATCTGGGCGCTGACGTCGATCTTGGCGAGCTTCCTGTGCTTAAGACCTGGGAGGGTGACGGCGGCGCGTTCATCACGATGGGGCAGGTTTATACGAAGGATCTGAACTCGCAAACGCAAAATCTCGGCATGTATCGCCTGCAAATTTACGGGCGCGACCGCTTGGGGATGCACTGGCAGATACACAAAGACGGCGCGGGCTTTTTTGACGAATATCGCAAAGCGGGGCGCAAGATGCCCGTATCCGTGGCGATCGGCGGCGATCCGCTCTATATCTGGTGCGGTCAGGCGCCGCTACCGAAGGGGATTTTTGAGCTGCTACTTTACGGCTTCATCCGCCGCAGCCCGGCTCGCCTCGTAAAATCGCTTACGAATGAAATTTACGTTCCCGCGGACGCTGATTACGTGATCGAGGGCTTTGTCGATCCCGCAGTAAGCGAGTCGGAGGGACCTTTCGGCGATCACACGGGATATTACACGCCGGTAGAGCCATTCCCAGTGATGGAGGTTAGCGCGATCACGCACAAGCGCGCGCCCGTATTTCACGCCACCGTCGTCGGCAAGCCGCCGCTTGAGGATAAATTTATGGGATACGCGACCGAGCGGATCTTTTTGCCGCTGTTTCGCACGAGCGCGCCCGATCTGATCGATTATAAAATGCCCGAGAACGGCGTATTTCACAACCTAATTTTGGCTAAGATCGCCGTGCGCTACCCCGCTGCGGCTAAGCAGATCATGCACGCGTTTTGGGGCGTGGGGCAGATGAGCTTCGTAAAACACGCCGTTTTCGTGCCGCAAGACGCGCCGAGCTTGGATGAGTACGAAGCGCTTACGAAGTACGTCCTAAACCGCATAGGCGCGCGCAGCCTCGTTTTTAGCGAGGGTGTGTGCGATCAGCTCGATCACGCAAGCCCGAACTCCTGCTTCGGCGGCAAGCTCGGCATCGATACGACGGCGGATTTAAGCTCGCAGGTGCCGCAAATTTTAAGCGACGAGGAGCTGCTAGCGAAATTTCAAAGCGAGGAGCCCGCTATTTTGGCGCTTAAGCAGCACTTTTGCGATACGAAAAACCCGCTCGTGCTGATAAACATAGACAAAAAAGAGCTAGTAGAGCGTAGCTGGCGGCGGCTTTTGAAATTTAGCGAGCATTTTAAAATTTTGATTTTTACCGATGCGAGAAACGACGCGAGCAACCTCTATATGAGCGTTTGGCGCGTCGTAAATAGCATCGATGCGCTGCGCGACGTGTTTGTGACGCAGGACGATCGCATCTGCATCGATGCTACGAGCAAGCACGAGTGGGAGGGCTATACGCGCCGGTGGCCGCAGGAGACGCTCTGCAACCGTAAAGTCGTAGCAAGCCTTATAGAGCGCGGCATCGTGCAGGACGAACCCGAGCTATTTAAGAAATTTGAAATTTTTTAA
- the metG gene encoding methionine--tRNA ligase → MKKYIMTPIYYVNDVPHIGHAYTTIIADTMARFYRLQGHEVFFKTGTDEHGQKIEEAAAKHAQSPKQYADGVSAKFKDLWDEFDISYDMFSRTTDAAHEAAVQNVFRKMYEKGDIYKGEYEGNYCVSCESFFPSAQLIDGEYCPDCGKKTKILKEESYFFRLSAYAERLLKWYEDEKCILPLGKKNEVISFVKGGLKDLSITRTGFDWGVKIPPELNDPKHVIYVWLDALMDYLSSLGFCAGGERMEYWSDALHIVGKDILRFHAVYWPAFLMSLGLNMPRSIAAHGWWTRDGKKMSKSLGNVVDPREVANAYGLEQFRYFLLREVPFGQDGDFSQKAIINRVNSELANELGNLLSRIVGMSAKYSDYVINSKEVMKFFAAEIEEANSYLSAALSALEEVATNRYLEELWRALALANASIAKYEPWNLMKNGEQVKALALVALVANILAKVAVLLSPAMPKTAARIADTLGFEIATSLYEKLVLRGEILDFKAKPCEPLFTKIDHELMPKADYDRLDGTANSASGSGTDAAAKSALNSNANASGSGATAQEAQGAASEVQIKIDDFKKCVIKVGTILECENIEGSEKLLRFMIDLGEEKPRQIISGIAKFYDPAALVGKQICVLANLKPAKIFKHSSEGMILSAEDGSLTLLSTLAPVKNGAIVG, encoded by the coding sequence ATGAAAAAATACATAATGACGCCGATTTATTACGTAAATGACGTCCCACACATCGGTCACGCATATACGACGATCATCGCCGATACGATGGCTAGATTTTACCGCCTGCAAGGACACGAGGTGTTTTTTAAAACGGGCACCGACGAGCACGGTCAAAAGATCGAGGAGGCCGCAGCCAAGCACGCTCAGAGCCCAAAGCAGTACGCAGACGGCGTAAGCGCTAAATTTAAAGACCTGTGGGACGAGTTTGACATCAGCTACGATATGTTTTCGCGCACTACCGATGCCGCGCACGAGGCGGCGGTGCAAAACGTATTTCGCAAGATGTATGAAAAGGGCGACATTTATAAGGGCGAATACGAGGGCAACTATTGCGTAAGCTGCGAGAGTTTTTTCCCTTCCGCTCAGCTCATCGACGGCGAGTATTGCCCCGACTGCGGCAAAAAGACTAAAATTTTAAAAGAGGAAAGCTATTTTTTCAGGCTTAGCGCCTATGCAGAGCGGCTTTTAAAATGGTACGAGGATGAAAAGTGCATCCTGCCGCTAGGCAAAAAAAACGAAGTGATAAGCTTTGTAAAAGGCGGTCTGAAGGATCTTTCGATCACGAGAACGGGCTTTGATTGGGGCGTTAAAATTCCGCCCGAGCTGAACGATCCGAAGCACGTGATTTACGTCTGGCTGGACGCGCTAATGGATTATCTTAGCTCGCTCGGATTTTGCGCGGGCGGCGAGCGGATGGAGTATTGGAGCGACGCGCTGCACATCGTGGGCAAGGATATTTTGCGCTTTCACGCCGTTTATTGGCCTGCGTTTTTGATGAGCCTGGGACTAAATATGCCACGCAGCATCGCAGCTCACGGCTGGTGGACGCGCGACGGCAAAAAGATGAGCAAGAGCCTGGGCAACGTCGTGGATCCGCGCGAGGTCGCAAACGCCTATGGGCTGGAGCAGTTTAGGTATTTCTTACTGCGCGAGGTACCGTTCGGTCAAGACGGCGATTTTTCGCAAAAAGCGATCATAAACCGCGTAAATTCCGAGCTTGCCAACGAGCTTGGAAATCTACTCAGCCGTATCGTCGGTATGAGCGCAAAATATTCGGACTACGTCATAAATTCCAAAGAGGTGATGAAATTTTTCGCCGCCGAGATAGAGGAAGCAAACTCCTATCTGAGCGCCGCGCTTAGCGCGCTTGAGGAGGTCGCTACTAATAGATACTTAGAGGAGCTTTGGAGGGCGCTTGCTCTTGCGAACGCTTCGATTGCGAAATACGAGCCGTGGAATTTGATGAAAAACGGCGAACAGGTTAAGGCGCTGGCTCTCGTCGCATTGGTCGCAAATATTTTGGCTAAAGTCGCCGTGCTGCTAAGCCCTGCAATGCCGAAGACGGCGGCACGTATCGCGGACACGCTCGGCTTTGAAATAGCCACGTCGCTTTATGAGAAGCTAGTGCTTCGCGGCGAAATTTTAGATTTTAAGGCCAAGCCGTGCGAGCCGCTTTTTACCAAGATCGATCACGAGCTAATGCCGAAGGCGGACTACGACAGGTTGGATGGCACTGCAAATTCTGCAAGCGGTTCGGGCACAGACGCTGCGGCAAAAAGCGCGCTAAACTCAAACGCAAACGCTTCCGGATCGGGCGCTACGGCGCAAGAAGCCCAAGGCGCAGCATCTGAAGTGCAGATTAAAATCGATGATTTTAAAAAGTGTGTTATCAAAGTCGGCACGATTTTGGAGTGCGAAAACATTGAGGGTAGCGAGAAGTTGTTGCGATTTATGATCGATTTGGGCGAGGAGAAACCGCGTCAAATCATCAGCGGTATCGCGAAATTTTACGATCCCGCCGCGCTTGTCGGCAAGCAGATCTGCGTGCTGGCAAATTTAAAACCCGCTAAAATTTTTAAACATAGCAGCGAGGGTATGATTTTAAGCGCCGAGGACGGCAGTCTTACGCTGCTTAGTACTCTCGCGCCCGTAAAAAACGGCGCGATCGTAGGTTAG
- a CDS encoding type II secretion system protein, whose translation MKKAFTMIELIFIIVVVGILAAVAVPQINRNSLVEAADQVAAHIRYTQQLAMNDNKFDPNDPDWFKKLWRIQFSYTTAKGSAEGWTYTVYYDSTMSGNPNGSADLSDLSRVDFATDPQNPNKILSAGFQNQAMNRNAERINKKLNLTKTYNIRNITFTNCGAPTNQTIVFDSYGRPMGQVADSTVPYDRLFVGQNPCIITLTNDARETASITIEPETGYVRYTLNSNTGTATQ comes from the coding sequence ATGAAAAAAGCATTTACTATGATAGAGCTGATTTTCATCATCGTGGTGGTTGGAATTCTAGCGGCGGTGGCGGTGCCTCAAATCAATCGAAATAGCCTTGTGGAGGCGGCAGATCAAGTAGCTGCTCATATTCGCTATACTCAGCAGTTGGCTATGAATGATAACAAATTCGATCCTAATGACCCGGATTGGTTTAAAAAACTTTGGAGAATTCAATTTAGTTATACTACCGCCAAAGGTAGTGCCGAGGGTTGGACTTATACAGTGTATTACGATAGCACTATGAGCGGTAATCCTAACGGTAGTGCGGATCTGTCTGATCTATCGAGAGTTGATTTTGCTACGGATCCACAAAATCCAAATAAAATTTTGAGTGCCGGCTTTCAAAATCAGGCGATGAATAGAAATGCCGAGAGGATTAATAAGAAGCTAAATCTTACAAAAACTTACAATATTAGAAATATCACATTTACTAATTGCGGAGCCCCTACTAATCAAACTATAGTCTTTGACTCATATGGACGTCCTATGGGACAAGTAGCCGACTCTACAGTGCCTTATGATAGGCTTTTTGTGGGTCAAAATCCATGCATAATCACGCTTACCAATGATGCGAGAGAGACCGCTAGTATTACTATCGAGCCGGAGACCGGATACGTAAGATACACGCTAAATTCTAATACCGGCACAGCCACGCAATAG
- a CDS encoding phosphoribosyltransferase family protein: MRFYSFDEMDRDARVIAKQVRDEFMPDAIVAIARGGLTFGHALANALDMRTIFSINSIHYADTKKLDTIDVFNVPDLELYKRVLLVDDIIDSGDSMVEIKRVLLEKFPQIELKTAVIFYKPKALIQPDFKISKTDEWINFFWENYTIEE; the protein is encoded by the coding sequence ATGAGATTTTATAGTTTTGACGAGATGGATCGCGACGCAAGAGTTATAGCAAAGCAGGTTAGGGACGAATTTATGCCCGATGCAATCGTGGCGATCGCTAGAGGCGGGCTCACATTCGGCCACGCGCTAGCCAATGCGCTTGATATGCGGACGATATTTTCGATAAATTCCATCCATTACGCGGACACCAAAAAGCTCGACACCATCGACGTTTTCAACGTGCCCGATCTGGAGCTTTACAAGCGCGTGCTGCTGGTGGACGATATCATCGACAGCGGCGACAGCATGGTCGAGATCAAGCGTGTGCTGCTGGAGAAATTTCCGCAAATAGAGCTTAAAACGGCGGTGATTTTTTACAAACCCAAGGCGCTTATCCAGCCCGATTTTAAAATTTCAAAGACGGATGAGTGGATAAATTTCTTTTGGGAAAATTATACGATAGAGGAATGA
- a CDS encoding NCS2 family permease, translated as MEKFFHLAAAKTSVRQELIAGLTTFLAMIYIVPVNANIMSIAGMPFDALVTATALITIIATLFNGLFANTPVALSVGMGLNAYFTFALCVDAKMPWQSALGIVAISGALFTVLSFTNFRVWVIKSIPLDLRRAISAGIGAFICFIGLKQMGVIAPSQATLVTLGNLKDLNVLLGILGLAVVLVLFVLRIKAAFILSILITSCVAWVAGISPAPHGIVSAPSGITPIFAKLDIPGALKLAFVPFIITFFVTHLFDSIGTLTGVGNRAGLFGENSKDGMKKLSRNLTSDAIGSVAGAVIGTSTVTAFAESASGVEAGGRTGLTAVFCAMFFVLTLFMLPLFKAIPANAIYPILVMVGVLMFSELGKIDYSDAGILIPAFFIVFLMPFTYSITNGLSFGFIAYIVVRLAQRRIKDLNFGVLTLGAISVLVFLMH; from the coding sequence GTGGAGAAATTCTTTCATCTCGCCGCGGCAAAAACGTCGGTAAGGCAGGAGCTTATTGCGGGGCTTACTACGTTTTTGGCGATGATTTACATCGTGCCGGTAAACGCTAACATTATGAGCATCGCAGGTATGCCGTTTGATGCGCTGGTTACGGCAACCGCGCTTATTACGATAATCGCGACGTTATTTAATGGGCTCTTTGCAAATACCCCCGTTGCGCTTAGCGTCGGCATGGGGCTAAATGCGTATTTTACCTTTGCGTTGTGCGTGGATGCGAAGATGCCGTGGCAGAGCGCGCTTGGCATCGTAGCAATAAGCGGGGCGCTTTTTACCGTGCTTTCGTTTACTAATTTTCGCGTTTGGGTTATCAAATCTATCCCACTTGATCTGCGTCGCGCCATAAGCGCGGGTATCGGCGCTTTTATCTGCTTCATCGGACTTAAGCAGATGGGTGTCATCGCGCCTAGTCAGGCGACGCTAGTAACTTTAGGAAATTTAAAAGATCTAAACGTTTTGCTTGGGATTTTAGGCTTAGCGGTCGTGCTGGTGCTTTTTGTGCTTAGAATCAAGGCAGCGTTTATCTTAAGCATTTTGATTACTTCGTGCGTTGCGTGGGTGGCTGGAATTTCACCCGCACCGCATGGCATAGTAAGTGCGCCAAGCGGCATAACGCCGATATTTGCTAAGCTAGATATCCCCGGAGCTCTGAAGCTTGCGTTCGTACCTTTTATAATCACATTTTTCGTTACGCATCTATTCGATAGCATCGGCACTCTAACTGGCGTAGGAAATCGCGCGGGGCTTTTTGGAGAGAATAGCAAAGACGGCATGAAAAAACTATCTAGAAATTTAACCTCCGATGCGATAGGTAGCGTCGCAGGAGCCGTTATCGGCACGAGCACGGTTACTGCATTTGCCGAAAGCGCCAGCGGCGTGGAGGCGGGCGGCCGCACGGGGCTTACCGCGGTATTTTGCGCTATGTTTTTCGTGCTGACGCTGTTTATGCTGCCGCTATTTAAGGCGATCCCTGCAAATGCAATCTATCCGATCCTCGTAATGGTCGGGGTTTTGATGTTTAGCGAGCTTGGCAAGATCGATTATAGCGACGCTGGAATTTTAATCCCTGCGTTTTTCATAGTATTTTTGATGCCTTTTACCTACTCGATCACCAACGGCCTAAGCTTCGGCTTTATCGCATATATCGTAGTTAGACTCGCTCAGCGCAGGATAAAAGATTTAAATTTCGGCGTTTTGACGCTTGGCGCGATTAGCGTTTTAGTATTTTTAATGCATTAA
- the mqnE gene encoding aminofutalosine synthase MqnE → MEILEKLQSGERLNYEDGVKLWDLDLFDLGKFAFAIRKQKNGKNVYFNANRHINPSNLCADTCKFCAFSAHRKNENAYTMSDDEIMRIVDETVARGTKEIHIVSSHNPFVTPQQYLGIFKAIKQKYPLVHIKAMTAAEVDYWRRKWKMSYEETIELMMQSGVDSMPGGGAEIFDEDVRDKICKGKVSSEQWLRIHSLWHARGRQSNATMLFGHIESRAHRIDHILRIRALQDESLARANGGGFNAFIPLVYQRENNYLDVKGFLGSVEILKTIAISRILLDNVAHIKAYWATSTLSLALVAQDFGADDLDGTIENESIQSSAGAGSKKGQSKRDFIDMIGTAGFVPVERDSLYNQIEIYE, encoded by the coding sequence ATGGAAATTTTAGAAAAACTACAAAGCGGCGAGAGATTAAATTACGAAGACGGCGTGAAATTATGGGATTTGGATCTTTTCGATCTGGGCAAATTCGCCTTTGCTATTCGCAAGCAAAAAAACGGCAAAAACGTCTATTTCAACGCAAATCGTCATATAAATCCTTCGAATTTATGCGCAGATACCTGTAAATTTTGCGCATTTTCGGCGCACCGCAAGAACGAAAACGCCTACACGATGAGCGATGATGAGATTATGCGTATCGTGGACGAGACGGTAGCGCGCGGCACGAAAGAGATTCATATCGTAAGCTCGCACAATCCATTCGTTACGCCGCAGCAATATTTAGGAATTTTTAAAGCGATAAAGCAAAAATATCCGCTTGTGCATATCAAGGCGATGACCGCGGCAGAGGTCGATTACTGGCGGCGAAAGTGGAAGATGAGCTACGAGGAGACGATAGAGCTGATGATGCAAAGCGGCGTGGATTCGATGCCGGGGGGCGGCGCCGAAATTTTTGATGAGGACGTGCGCGATAAAATTTGCAAAGGCAAGGTCTCAAGCGAGCAGTGGCTACGTATCCACTCGCTGTGGCATGCGCGCGGGCGTCAGAGCAACGCCACGATGCTCTTTGGACATATCGAAAGCCGCGCTCACCGCATCGATCACATCTTGCGTATCCGTGCGCTGCAAGATGAGAGCCTAGCTCGCGCTAACGGCGGCGGTTTCAACGCCTTTATCCCGCTCGTGTATCAGCGCGAGAATAACTATCTGGACGTGAAAGGCTTTTTGGGCTCGGTCGAAATTTTAAAAACGATTGCGATTAGTAGAATTTTGCTCGACAACGTCGCGCATATCAAGGCGTATTGGGCGACCTCGACGCTAAGCTTAGCTCTTGTAGCGCAGGATTTCGGCGCGGATGATCTTGACGGCACGATCGAGAACGAAAGCATTCAAAGCAGCGCCGGCGCCGGCAGCAAAAAAGGGCAGAGCAAGCGCGATTTTATCGATATGATCGGCACGGCAGGCTTTGTGCCGGTCGAGCGCGACAGCTTGTATAATCAGATCGAAATTTACGAATAA
- the glmS gene encoding glutamine--fructose-6-phosphate transaminase (isomerizing), producing the protein MCGIVGYIGNAEKKKIIINGLKELEYRGYDSAGLAVMDESANIKYFKAVGKLNNLEEKMKDFTSQGFGVAIGHTRWATHGKPTELNAHPHFGDFSFVVHNGIIENYIELKDELEADGVKFLSQTDTEVIVHLFEKNFKASNDAFKAYEATIKRLKGAYATLLITKAAPGEIFFAKNAAPLIVAKNDKNEIFFSSSDAPLIGLANTAAYLDDQIYGVAKLGQIDIFKNSKPHNCAFSELPKDKGYAQKEGFRFFMEKEIYEQAQVVTEAMMGRVIKGGKIKFDELDAAMFEGIDEVVLCACGTSYHAALVSSYLFERIAKIRTKVEVASEFRYKEPFLNKNSLFIVISQSGETADTLEALHIAKKAGLRTLAICNVDNSSIVRMAGSVILTRAGIEKGVASTKAFATQVMVLWMFVVYLANLREVISARTNSAEISAMLHIPQILKIKDGLQDKIYRMSKHYLHGHGFFFIGRDIFYPLALEGALKLKEISYLHAEGYPSGEMKHGPIALADSNLFTVALMPKHLLYEKTKSNVEELAARDAYILAISPEEPEIADDFIKTSEQSHAMSEFFEMMIILQILALEISVRLGNDVDMPRNLAKSVTVE; encoded by the coding sequence ATGTGTGGAATCGTAGGCTACATAGGAAATGCCGAAAAGAAAAAAATCATAATAAACGGACTGAAAGAACTCGAGTATCGCGGATATGACAGCGCTGGGCTTGCCGTGATGGATGAGAGTGCGAATATAAAGTACTTCAAAGCGGTCGGCAAGCTAAATAATCTCGAAGAAAAGATGAAAGATTTCACTTCGCAAGGCTTTGGCGTTGCGATCGGACATACTCGCTGGGCGACGCACGGAAAGCCCACCGAGCTTAACGCGCATCCGCATTTTGGAGATTTTAGCTTCGTCGTACATAACGGCATCATCGAAAACTACATCGAGCTAAAAGATGAGCTCGAAGCGGACGGCGTGAAATTTTTAAGCCAGACCGATACCGAAGTGATCGTACATCTTTTTGAAAAAAATTTCAAGGCTAGTAACGACGCATTTAAGGCATATGAAGCCACAATTAAACGGCTAAAAGGCGCATACGCAACGCTTTTGATCACCAAGGCAGCACCCGGCGAAATTTTCTTTGCTAAAAATGCAGCTCCGCTCATCGTCGCAAAAAACGATAAAAACGAAATTTTCTTTAGCTCCTCGGACGCTCCGCTCATCGGGCTTGCGAATACGGCTGCGTATCTGGACGATCAAATTTACGGCGTCGCCAAACTAGGGCAAATCGACATTTTTAAAAACTCTAAACCGCATAATTGCGCCTTTAGTGAGCTTCCTAAAGATAAAGGCTATGCGCAAAAAGAGGGCTTTAGATTTTTTATGGAAAAAGAAATTTACGAGCAAGCGCAAGTCGTAACCGAAGCGATGATGGGGCGCGTGATCAAGGGCGGTAAGATAAAATTTGACGAACTTGATGCGGCGATGTTTGAGGGCATCGACGAGGTCGTGCTATGCGCCTGCGGCACGAGCTATCACGCCGCGCTCGTAAGCTCGTATCTTTTCGAGCGCATCGCTAAAATCCGCACGAAAGTAGAAGTTGCTAGCGAATTCCGCTATAAAGAACCATTTTTAAACAAGAATTCCTTATTTATCGTGATCTCGCAAAGCGGCGAGACCGCCGATACATTAGAGGCGCTGCATATCGCTAAAAAAGCTGGTCTTAGGACGCTTGCAATCTGCAACGTCGATAACAGCTCGATCGTGCGCATGGCAGGCAGCGTGATCCTCACCCGCGCAGGCATCGAAAAGGGTGTGGCATCTACGAAGGCCTTTGCGACGCAGGTTATGGTGCTATGGATGTTTGTGGTGTATCTTGCAAATCTGCGCGAAGTCATCTCGGCGCGCACGAATTCCGCTGAAATTTCGGCGATGCTTCATATCCCGCAAATTTTAAAGATCAAAGACGGCTTGCAGGATAAAATTTACCGTATGAGCAAGCACTATCTGCACGGACACGGCTTTTTCTTTATCGGTCGCGATATTTTCTATCCGCTCGCTCTTGAGGGCGCACTCAAGCTCAAAGAGATCTCCTATCTGCACGCCGAGGGCTATCCGAGCGGCGAGATGAAGCACGGACCGATCGCTCTTGCCGATTCTAATCTCTTTACGGTTGCGCTGATGCCAAAGCATTTGCTCTATGAAAAAACCAAAAGCAATGTCGAAGAGCTTGCTGCGCGCGATGCGTATATTTTGGCGATCAGTCCAGAAGAGCCAGAGATCGCGGATGATTTTATCAAAACAAGCGAGCAGAGTCACGCGATGAGCGAGTTTTTTGAGATGATGATAATTTTACAAATTCTAGCTCTTGAAATCTCCGTCAGACTTGGCAACGACGTAGATATGCCGCGGAATTTAGCCAAAAGCGTCACCGTAGAATAA